The DNA sequence GATAAGCATATGTATAACTTTTTACAACGCTTAGGGCGTTCTTTAATGCTGCCGGTTGCTGTATTGCCAGCAGCTGCCATTATTATCGGAATTGCTAACGTCTTAAAAGCAATGAATACAGCACCGACTGTGGCAGAGTTCATTTTCCAATGCGGTTTGGCTGTTTTAGAACAGCTCGGTTTACTCTTTGCTATCGGTGTTGCTTTAGGGATGGCGAAGAAGAATGACGGTTCTGTTGCTTTAGCAGCAGTTGTCGGCTACTTTGTCGTAACATCAGTATTAAAACCAGAAAAGCTTGCAGGTATACTGCGTATCAAAAAGGATGCAATCAACATCGGTTTTGATCAAATGAATAACCAAAACGTATTTGTCGGTTTATTAATCGGTTTAATTGCAGCATTCTGTTATAACAAATTCAGTGCTACAGAATTGCCGACTGCATTATCGTTCTTCAGCGGTAAGCGTTTAGTTCCGATTATGACAGCATTTTTATCAGTATTGTTGTCTCTTGTTTTATTTTTCGTATGGCCATTCGTTTATGATGGCATTGTAGCTTTCGGTAAATGGATTATTAATTTTGGTCCATTTGGAGCCTTTTTATATGGTGTATTTAATCGTTTGCTGATTCCAACAGGTTTGCATCACGCATTAAATGCTGTCTTTTGGTTTGATTTAGGAGGTATAAATGATATCGCTAAATTCCAGTCAGGCGATGGTGCTATTAAAGGCATTACAGGCCGTTACATGGCAGGATTCTTTTCGGTCATGATGTTTGGTGTACCGGCAGCAGCCTTGGCTATGTATCAAACAGCTGTTTCTAAACAAAAGAAACGTGTAGCTGGTTTAATGTTAGCAGGCTCAATTTCAGCATTCTTTGTAGGTGTGACTGAGCCGATTGAATTTGCCTTTATGTTTGCGGCACCAGTATTATTTGTGATTCATGCCTTATTGACAGGTTTATCACTCTTTATTGCAGCATTATTCCATTGGACAGCAGGGTTCTCATTTAGTGCAGGACTGATTGATTTCCTATTATCACTCGTCAATCCTGTGTCGAATTATCCGTTGATGTTAATGGTTCAAGGAATCGTGTTCTTTGTGATTTACTATGTAGTCTTCAGAGCTGCGATTCAAATCTTTAACTTGAATACACCAGGCCGCGGTGATGAAGAAATTACAGACCCAGTTGCAGATCCTTCTGAATCTGATGAGAATTCAGAGAAACCGGCAGGAAAGTATTCTGCAATGTCTGCACAAATTATTGATGGGTTAGGCGGAAAAGAAAATATTACTACGTTAACCAATTGTGCAACAAGACTTCGATTAGAAGTGGATGACATTGAAAAGCTGAATAAGAATCAAATCAAGCAAGCAGGCGCAGCTGGTGTAACTACGAGCGGTAAACATAATGTCCAAGTTATTATAGGGACACATGTGCAACAAGTTGCGGATGAAGTAGAGAAACAAATGGAGTCATGATAAACTTAAAGGGCGGAAGCATTCTTTAGAGTGTGCTTTCGCTCTATTGCTTATTTGTGTATAAATTTGTATAATATTAATTATTCTGAATTTTCCGAAGTAGGTGGAGAAATGAAAGCAGTATTATTTGATGTTGATGGTGTATTTTTAAGTGAAGAAAGATGTTTTGACGTATCTGCTTTGACTGTCTATGAAATGTTGATGAGCCAGCATTTCTTGAAGTTGATGCCGTCAGTTAAATTCAACACGATTAATGACAGTGAAATTAATCTTATTCGTCAAGTTGTGTTTGAACAAGATCAGATTTTGAATGCGATGAAGTCGCGCGGTTTGAATTCCAACTGGGATATGTTGTTTATTGTGTTATCAATCCATTTGATTGATTTGCTTAAAACACTCTCAGCAGAAGACAGAGAAGCATTTTTAACAGCACATCCTTTTACAGATGTCACGCTTCAAGAGGTTGGAGATTTAGTTTCAAAACAGCAAGTTGATTTTATCAAGCCGCTGCATTTTATTGAAAATGCGGAATCTGGTAAAACTCAAATTTATCGTGATTTGCGCAATTATGCGGCAGAACAGCTAGATACAGAACATACAGAGCTGTTTGAAATCCGCAGTCCTTTATGGGAAATTTCACAAGAGGTCTTCCAAGAATGGTATTTAGGCCATCGTTTATATCGCAAAGTGGAAGAAAAAACACCGAGAAGTGATTTTAAAACAGGCTATATATATCAAGAAGAAGAGTTGGCTGATGCTAAAGAAATTCAAGGCTTGCTGAAAGATTTAGAAGAAGCGGGTTATAAACTAGCAGTAGCTACTGGCCGCCCTAGAACAGAAACACTCGTACCGTTTGAAGACAAGGGCTTCTTAAAGTACTTTGATGAATCGCATATCGTGTCAGCTTCTGAAGTATTGAAAGCTGAAGAACAGTTCCCTGAATTAAAACCTTTAGGCAAACCGAATCCGTTTTGCTATATTGCAGCATACAACGGTAATCAGCTAGACCAGTACCAAAACTATGCACAGCAGCAAGATCAAGTATTCCGAGATGAAGAGATATACATAGTAGGAGATTCTCTCGCAGACTTATTCAGTGCAGAAACAACAGGTGCTACATTTATCGGTACGCTGACAGGTTTAAAAGGGAAAGCAGCGCAATCAGAACTTGAAGCGCATCATGCAGATTGTATTGTTGATAATGTCTTAGATATTCGTAAAATCTTATTATAAAATACACCAAAATAAAACGACCAGCAAACTTAGATATCAGAATCTGAGTCAGCTGGTCTTTATTTATGTGTTGCCTTTATAATTTTATTTGTTTAAGTCAACGAATTGAATAGATTCAAATCCATCGATTTTGTATAGTGCATCAATAACTTCTTCTGAGGCAGGCATATCTACAGAGATAATCATCATTGCATTACCGCCTTGAGTTGTACGGCCTAAGTGCATTGAGGCAATGTTAATATCATATTCGCCTAAGATTTGACCTGTACGTCCTACAATACCAGGACGGTCTTGGTGATGGATAACAAGTTGATATTTTTCAGGTTTGAAATCAACAGGGTAGTCATTGATTTGAACAATACGCGCACCATAACCGTTTAAGACAGTTGCACCGACAGTAACTTTACGATCTCTGTTGACCATTGTTAATTCAATGTAGTTGCTGAAAGAACGAGGCTTCGCATCTTTTTCAACATTGTAAACTACATTTTGTTCGTTAAGAAGGAAGAGGGCATTGACTAAGTTGACACGATCGCCTAAGTCTTGAGATAAAATACCTTTAGCGATTGTACGTGTCAAAATGTTGGTATCTTCTTTAACCAATTCCCCGCTGAATTTGATTTTTAATTCACGCGGTGCTTTGCCTAATAATTGAATACATACTTTGCCGACCATGTCGCAAAGGTTCAAGTATTCTTGAAGTTCTTCCGCTTCTTCTCCAAAAATCATTTTCGGTGCATTGACAGCATGGCGCACATTGCCGGTATGGAAGAATTCTTCAATTTCATTCGAAACGGATACGGCTACTTTTTCTTGTGCTTCAACAGTAGATGCACCTAAGTGCGGTGTCACAACGATTTTATCGTGTTTTGTCAAAGGTGAATCTGTAGCAGGTTCATTTTCGAATACATCAATTGCTGCACGTGCAATCAAACCTTTATCTAATGCTTCAATCAAGGCTTCTTCATCAATGATACCTCCGCGTGCTACGTTGATAATTTGAAGGTTAGGTTTAGCTTGAGCAAAGAATTCTTTGCCGATCATACCTTTTGTTTTCGGTGTTAACGGTGTATGCACAGTCACGAAGTCTGCATTTTGTGCGATTTCTTCTACTGTTGCACGTTCAATATCTAATTCTTTTGCTTTTTCAGCTGTTAAATAAGGGTCAAAAGCAATGATTTTCATACCGAAACTTTTGGCGCGTTTAGCTACACCTAAACCGATACGTCCTGTACCGATGATACCTAATGTTTTATGGTATAATTCTGTACCTTTGAATGATGAGCGGTTCCATTTGCCTGCTTTAAGTGATTGGTTGGCATCTGGAATTTGACGTGCCATAGCTAAAATCATAGCCATGGAGTGTTCTGTTGCTGAAATGGTGTTGCCGTCAGGGGCATTGATTACTAACACACCGCGTTTTGTGGCTGCGTCGCGATCAATATTGTCTACGCCGACACCGGCGCGTGCAATAATTTTCAAGTTGTCAGCCGCTTCAATGACTTCAGGCGTTACTTGCGTTTGGCTTCGTACAATAAGTCCATCATAGTCTTTGATTTTATCGATTAAAGCTTCAGGTGAAAGTCCTGTATCAATATCGACTTCAAAGTCTGGGTCATCTAAAAGTGTTTGCAAACCGTCTTTTGCGATTGGATCTGATACTAGAATTTTATACATATGCTTTTACCACCTCTAAGTATGCTGTAGTTCCTTTTCCGACATATGATTCGTGACGTAATTCAGAAAGGATAATTTCAAGTGCGCTGACACATTGTAAAATATCAGCTGTATCGATTTGTCCTAAATGACCGATACGAAGGATTTGGCCTTTTAATTTACCTTGTCCGCCGGCGATTGTGATGTTGAAGCGGTTAAGTAATTCATTTTTGATTGTTGAAACTTCAGTAGGTGAAGTCGGTACAAATGCTGTTACTGTAGGAGATGCATATTCGTCTTCAACAAGTAAAGGCAAGTCTAAAGCTTTTAATGCAGCTCTTAAACCGTCTCTGATAACATAATGACGTTGAATTACATTCTCAAAACCTTGTTCAGCAACAAAATCTGCATACGCAGCAACGCCTTTATAAAGGCTGACATTCGGTGTGAATGGTGTTGAATTGTTTTCTGCTGAAGCAATGTATTTATTGAAGTCTAAATAGAAACGCGGTGTTTCGACTTCAGCAAAACGTGCTTTAGCACGGTCTGAATACGCTGCAAATGCCAATCCTGGCGGCAGCATAATTGCTTTTTGGCTTCCTGAAACCAATACATCGATATGATCGCGTTCTAAGTCAGCATCTACAGCACCGACACAACTTACGCCGTCAACGACAAAATAAGTTTCCGGATAATTTTCGTGCAATGCATGACCTAATTCATGAATAGGGTGGAGTACAGATGTAGATGTTTCGCAATATTGACTATAAACTGCAGTTACTTGTTCTGGCAGTGATTTTAAGAAATCAATAAAGGCATTCACATCAACTGCTTCTCCCCACGGGACATCAAAGACATGAACGTTGTGGAAGTATGTTTGAGCAATTTGTTTGTAGCGGTTGCCGAACGCTCCTGAAACAATGACAGCCACATGGTCATCTGGATTTAAGATATTGACCATACTTGCTTCAAGTGCGCTTGTACCGCTGGATGTAAAGATCATGACTTCGTTTTTGGAACCGAATACAGGTTGCAGCCCTTTATAAGCTT is a window from the Staphylococcus sp. IVB6181 genome containing:
- the nagE gene encoding N-acetylglucosamine-specific PTS transporter subunit IIBC gives rise to the protein MYNFLQRLGRSLMLPVAVLPAAAIIIGIANVLKAMNTAPTVAEFIFQCGLAVLEQLGLLFAIGVALGMAKKNDGSVALAAVVGYFVVTSVLKPEKLAGILRIKKDAINIGFDQMNNQNVFVGLLIGLIAAFCYNKFSATELPTALSFFSGKRLVPIMTAFLSVLLSLVLFFVWPFVYDGIVAFGKWIINFGPFGAFLYGVFNRLLIPTGLHHALNAVFWFDLGGINDIAKFQSGDGAIKGITGRYMAGFFSVMMFGVPAAALAMYQTAVSKQKKRVAGLMLAGSISAFFVGVTEPIEFAFMFAAPVLFVIHALLTGLSLFIAALFHWTAGFSFSAGLIDFLLSLVNPVSNYPLMLMVQGIVFFVIYYVVFRAAIQIFNLNTPGRGDEEITDPVADPSESDENSEKPAGKYSAMSAQIIDGLGGKENITTLTNCATRLRLEVDDIEKLNKNQIKQAGAAGVTTSGKHNVQVIIGTHVQQVADEVEKQMES
- a CDS encoding HAD family hydrolase translates to MKAVLFDVDGVFLSEERCFDVSALTVYEMLMSQHFLKLMPSVKFNTINDSEINLIRQVVFEQDQILNAMKSRGLNSNWDMLFIVLSIHLIDLLKTLSAEDREAFLTAHPFTDVTLQEVGDLVSKQQVDFIKPLHFIENAESGKTQIYRDLRNYAAEQLDTEHTELFEIRSPLWEISQEVFQEWYLGHRLYRKVEEKTPRSDFKTGYIYQEEELADAKEIQGLLKDLEEAGYKLAVATGRPRTETLVPFEDKGFLKYFDESHIVSASEVLKAEEQFPELKPLGKPNPFCYIAAYNGNQLDQYQNYAQQQDQVFRDEEIYIVGDSLADLFSAETTGATFIGTLTGLKGKAAQSELEAHHADCIVDNVLDIRKILL
- the serA gene encoding phosphoglycerate dehydrogenase; amino-acid sequence: MYKILVSDPIAKDGLQTLLDDPDFEVDIDTGLSPEALIDKIKDYDGLIVRSQTQVTPEVIEAADNLKIIARAGVGVDNIDRDAATKRGVLVINAPDGNTISATEHSMAMILAMARQIPDANQSLKAGKWNRSSFKGTELYHKTLGIIGTGRIGLGVAKRAKSFGMKIIAFDPYLTAEKAKELDIERATVEEIAQNADFVTVHTPLTPKTKGMIGKEFFAQAKPNLQIINVARGGIIDEEALIEALDKGLIARAAIDVFENEPATDSPLTKHDKIVVTPHLGASTVEAQEKVAVSVSNEIEEFFHTGNVRHAVNAPKMIFGEEAEELQEYLNLCDMVGKVCIQLLGKAPRELKIKFSGELVKEDTNILTRTIAKGILSQDLGDRVNLVNALFLLNEQNVVYNVEKDAKPRSFSNYIELTMVNRDRKVTVGATVLNGYGARIVQINDYPVDFKPEKYQLVIHHQDRPGIVGRTGQILGEYDINIASMHLGRTTQGGNAMMIISVDMPASEEVIDALYKIDGFESIQFVDLNK
- a CDS encoding alanine--glyoxylate aminotransferase family protein, whose amino-acid sequence is MYHHPLLLTPGPTPIPERIQRVIQEPMIGHRTKEFEAIAEKAYKGLQPVFGSKNEVMIFTSSGTSALEASMVNILNPDDHVAVIVSGAFGNRYKQIAQTYFHNVHVFDVPWGEAVDVNAFIDFLKSLPEQVTAVYSQYCETSTSVLHPIHELGHALHENYPETYFVVDGVSCVGAVDADLERDHIDVLVSGSQKAIMLPPGLAFAAYSDRAKARFAEVETPRFYLDFNKYIASAENNSTPFTPNVSLYKGVAAYADFVAEQGFENVIQRHYVIRDGLRAALKALDLPLLVEDEYASPTVTAFVPTSPTEVSTIKNELLNRFNITIAGGQGKLKGQILRIGHLGQIDTADILQCVSALEIILSELRHESYVGKGTTAYLEVVKAYV